Proteins from one Bacteroides mediterraneensis genomic window:
- a CDS encoding AraC family transcriptional regulator — MATQTERLMRLNQALVERRDICCSEGVVEAFPAVLQKTFRMDYLGLVVCEQGSFQFTLDRKPFTAKAGETVFLSESTEFCAGTCTDDLRVDILFYRVDPIRELLGSSVVAMHLYATLTPEPCYVWTTGEEEDIARYITLISRYRHAADNPFGNHERKLLLLALTYRLCAIYSRRLMEENKAAGHKIDTFIQLIRLVEKYYKEERGVAFYADKLCLTPKYLSALSKSVCGYTVQELVFRAIIRRSMLLLKNSHKTIQEISDEFHFPNASAFGTFFKKATGLSPLHYRCTEEETSEM, encoded by the coding sequence ATGGCTACACAAACAGAGCGCTTGATGCGCTTGAATCAGGCATTGGTGGAACGAAGGGATATTTGTTGTTCGGAAGGCGTGGTGGAAGCTTTTCCGGCTGTATTGCAGAAAACTTTCCGGATGGATTATTTGGGACTGGTTGTCTGTGAGCAAGGGAGTTTTCAGTTCACTCTGGACCGGAAACCTTTTACGGCGAAAGCCGGAGAGACGGTTTTTCTGTCCGAATCCACGGAATTCTGTGCAGGGACATGTACGGACGACTTGCGTGTGGATATTTTGTTCTATCGGGTAGACCCTATTCGGGAACTGTTGGGCAGTTCCGTAGTAGCCATGCATCTTTATGCTACGCTGACTCCGGAGCCTTGTTATGTATGGACTACAGGGGAGGAAGAAGACATTGCCCGTTATATCACACTAATCAGCCGTTACCGGCATGCCGCGGATAATCCTTTCGGCAACCATGAACGGAAACTGTTGCTGCTGGCCCTGACCTATCGGCTCTGTGCCATTTACAGCCGGCGGTTGATGGAAGAGAACAAGGCTGCCGGACACAAGATTGACACCTTTATCCAGCTGATTCGGCTGGTGGAGAAATATTACAAGGAGGAGAGAGGAGTGGCGTTTTATGCCGACAAGCTTTGTCTGACTCCCAAATATCTTTCAGCCTTGTCAAAGTCCGTGTGTGGATATACGGTACAGGAACTGGTGTTTCGGGCCATCATTCGCCGGAGTATGCTCTTGCTGAAAAATTCCCACAAAACGATTCAGGAAATATCGGATGAATTTCATTTTCCCAATGCTTCTGCTTTCGGGACTTTCTTCAAGAAAGCAACCGGACTTTCTCCTCTGCATTATCGGTGTACGGAGGAAGAAACTTCAGAAATGTAA
- a CDS encoding MFS transporter: MPSCPKNYPFYNWVPKPLGILILVLLFVPILTASGVYTANSGEMLSGLGIQSEHIQFVGFLTSVGMAAFSPFFYELVCLRREKMMCIVGFSLLYLLSYVCAKTDSIYVLAVCSVVMGFLRMVLMMVNLFTLIKYAFGMEATRNITPGNDPVDAEGWDRLDGEKSVSMPTIYLFFMILGQLGTSLTAWLAYEYEWQYVYYFMMGALLLSILVVFVTMPYHTYASRRFPITFRKFGSVVIFCLMCASVIYVLVYGKVLDWYDDPSICWATGSAVCFTALFVYMEKKQYSPYFLMDIFQLRSIRIGILLFLLLMVFNSSALFVNVFTGVGMKIDNWQNAALNNWSMAGYFIGCVIAVMLGRKGVHLKYLFSLGFVLIGLSALFMYFEVQTAGLYERMRYPVIIRATGMMLLYSLTAVYANQRMPYKYLSTWICIMLTVRMVLGPGIGTALYTNVMQHRQQHYVTCFAQDRDRLNPEVSASYAQTVQGMQYQGKSGQEAEQMAAMSAKGTVQVQATLSAVKEMSGWTFYGCLGCAVFFLLIPWKKRRLDKIPASVS, encoded by the coding sequence ATGCCTTCCTGTCCTAAAAATTATCCGTTTTATAACTGGGTGCCCAAACCGCTGGGCATCCTGATTCTGGTCCTGCTTTTTGTGCCGATTCTGACGGCTAGCGGGGTTTATACAGCCAACAGTGGGGAAATGCTCAGTGGACTGGGCATCCAGTCGGAACATATTCAGTTTGTCGGTTTTCTCACCTCTGTGGGAATGGCTGCCTTTTCGCCTTTCTTTTACGAGCTGGTGTGCCTTCGTCGGGAAAAGATGATGTGCATCGTAGGTTTTTCTTTGCTTTACCTGCTAAGCTACGTCTGCGCCAAGACCGACAGCATTTATGTGCTGGCTGTCTGTAGCGTGGTGATGGGATTTCTGCGGATGGTGCTGATGATGGTCAACCTCTTTACGCTGATCAAGTATGCGTTCGGGATGGAGGCTACTCGCAACATTACGCCGGGAAATGACCCTGTGGATGCAGAAGGATGGGACAGGCTGGACGGAGAGAAAAGCGTCAGTATGCCGACCATTTATCTGTTTTTTATGATTCTCGGGCAGTTGGGCACTTCGCTGACCGCCTGGCTTGCATACGAATATGAATGGCAGTACGTCTATTATTTCATGATGGGGGCGTTGCTGCTTTCCATATTGGTGGTGTTTGTCACCATGCCTTACCACACCTATGCATCTCGCCGTTTCCCCATCACTTTCCGGAAATTTGGCAGTGTGGTGATTTTCTGTCTGATGTGTGCCTCGGTGATTTACGTGCTGGTGTATGGCAAGGTACTCGACTGGTACGATGACCCCTCTATCTGTTGGGCTACGGGGAGTGCCGTGTGCTTTACGGCTCTCTTTGTGTATATGGAAAAGAAACAGTATTCTCCGTATTTCTTGATGGACATCTTTCAGCTGCGTTCCATCCGGATAGGAATCTTGTTGTTCCTGCTGTTGATGGTTTTCAATTCCAGCGCCTTGTTCGTGAATGTGTTTACCGGGGTGGGGATGAAAATAGACAACTGGCAGAATGCGGCCCTGAATAACTGGAGCATGGCGGGATATTTCATCGGCTGTGTCATTGCCGTCATGCTGGGACGTAAGGGAGTACATTTGAAATACTTGTTCTCGTTGGGTTTCGTATTGATTGGACTTTCGGCCCTGTTCATGTACTTTGAGGTGCAGACTGCCGGCTTGTATGAGCGGATGAGGTATCCGGTCATCATCCGGGCTACGGGAATGATGCTGCTGTATTCGCTGACGGCAGTGTATGCCAACCAGCGGATGCCCTATAAGTATCTTTCTACCTGGATTTGCATTATGCTTACCGTGCGGATGGTGCTGGGCCCCGGTATCGGTACGGCACTTTATACGAACGTGATGCAGCACCGTCAGCAACATTATGTCACCTGTTTCGCACAAGACCGCGACCGGCTGAATCCGGAAGTGTCGGCCTCCTATGCGCAGACGGTACAGGGCATGCAGTATCAGGGTAAGAGCGGGCAGGAAGCCGAACAGATGGCGGCTATGTCGGCAAAGGGAACCGTGCAGGTACAAGCCACGCTGTCGGCAGTCAAGGAGATGTCCGGCTGGACTTTCTACGGTTGTCTGGGCTGTGCAGTCTTTTTCCTGCTCATCCCCTGGAAGAAAAGGCGGCTGGACAAGATTCCTGCTTCTGTTTCTTGA
- a CDS encoding HlyD family secretion protein has product MKTTNHTLQEKALKLKKQRRRQLLASLLGIVLLLWGVVEVVCMFLDYKHTETSNDAQVEQYISPVNLRASGYIKKIYFTEHQQVNKGDTLLVLDDREYRIRVMEAEAALKDAMAGATVMDATLQTTQTTASVYEASIAEIEIRLAKLEKDRQRYENLVKRNAATPIQLEQIETEYEATRKKLEATRRQQRAAMSGIKEVSNRKESTEAAIQRAKAALEMARLNLSYTVVLAPCDGKLGRRALEEGQYITAGQSVTYILPDSQKWIVANYKETQVENLKLGQEVRISVDALSDREFTGKITAISGATGSKYSLVPTDNSAGNFVKIQQRIPVRIDFTDLSEEDNARLAAGMMVVVKAKL; this is encoded by the coding sequence ATGAAAACTACAAATCATACGCTTCAGGAAAAAGCCTTGAAATTGAAAAAACAACGTCGTCGCCAGCTACTGGCCAGTCTTTTGGGAATCGTTCTCCTTTTGTGGGGAGTGGTCGAAGTGGTCTGCATGTTTCTGGACTACAAGCATACGGAAACGAGCAACGACGCACAGGTGGAACAATATATCTCTCCGGTAAACCTGAGAGCATCGGGATATATCAAGAAAATTTATTTTACCGAGCATCAGCAGGTGAATAAAGGAGATACGCTTCTGGTGTTGGATGACCGGGAATACCGGATTCGGGTGATGGAGGCAGAAGCCGCGCTGAAAGATGCGATGGCGGGGGCTACCGTGATGGATGCCACCTTGCAGACCACGCAGACCACGGCTTCGGTCTATGAGGCTTCGATTGCCGAAATTGAAATCCGTCTGGCCAAGCTGGAGAAAGACCGTCAGCGCTACGAGAATCTGGTAAAGCGCAATGCGGCTACTCCAATTCAGCTGGAGCAGATTGAAACGGAATACGAGGCTACCCGCAAGAAACTGGAAGCAACCCGACGTCAGCAGCGGGCGGCTATGTCGGGTATCAAGGAGGTATCTAACCGGAAGGAGAGTACAGAGGCCGCCATACAGCGGGCGAAGGCGGCTTTGGAGATGGCCCGCCTGAATCTCTCCTATACGGTGGTGCTGGCTCCTTGTGACGGGAAACTGGGGCGACGGGCCTTGGAAGAAGGGCAGTACATCACTGCCGGACAAAGTGTGACGTACATTCTTCCGGACAGTCAGAAGTGGATAGTGGCCAATTACAAGGAAACGCAGGTGGAAAATCTGAAGCTGGGGCAGGAAGTGCGGATTTCTGTCGATGCCCTCAGTGACCGGGAGTTTACCGGAAAGATTACGGCCATCTCTGGAGCCACCGGTTCCAAGTATTCGCTGGTGCCTACCGACAACTCTGCCGGCAACTTTGTCAAGATTCAGCAGCGTATTCCGGTGCGCATTGATTTCACGGATTTGTCCGAGGAAGACAATGCCCGTTTGGCTGCCGGTATGATGGTGGTCGTCAAGGCCAAATTGTGA
- a CDS encoding TolC family protein, whose translation MKQLVVILTSLFTWVPALAQRTLTLEECLRIGIENNLSLAGSRNELRKAKHLLSENRAKLLPQINAVAGFNDNFNPPVSVTDGSAYGNPYNVTKTLQYNASAGLQLQMPLYNQTVYTAIDIARTMNELNRLSYEKAREDLILQISKMYYLGQNTVEQLALIQENRVRLQELRDITQAFFDNGMAMEVDVKRVNINLENLQVQYDNAKSMLVQQLNLLKYVMDYPAEEEIALTPVNPEQVESVSLTGLRSDLYELQLLESQKKLAGQQKDLIRQGYLPSLSLTGSWMYSAYTDKARHWFHSGPSNHWYPSSGLGLTLRVPIFDGLDKRARIRKAQIDEENARLNYENMRKNMETQYLNATNDLMNNQRNFQKQKDNYLLAEEVYQVTTDRYREGIASMTEVLQDEMRMSEAQNNYLSAHYNYQVANLTLLKLTGQLDRLFQTNTTH comes from the coding sequence ATGAAGCAATTAGTAGTCATTTTAACTTCCTTGTTCACGTGGGTTCCTGCCTTGGCACAGCGCACGCTCACGTTGGAAGAATGCCTGAGAATAGGCATCGAGAACAATCTCTCGTTGGCAGGCAGCCGCAATGAGCTGCGGAAAGCCAAGCATCTGCTCAGCGAGAATCGGGCGAAGTTGTTGCCGCAAATCAATGCGGTAGCCGGGTTTAACGACAATTTTAATCCTCCCGTATCAGTTACCGATGGTTCGGCATACGGCAATCCCTACAACGTGACCAAGACGCTGCAATACAATGCATCGGCAGGTTTGCAGTTGCAGATGCCACTTTACAACCAGACGGTGTACACCGCCATTGACATTGCCCGTACGATGAATGAGCTGAACCGCTTGTCGTACGAAAAGGCCCGGGAGGACTTGATTCTGCAAATCAGCAAGATGTATTACCTGGGGCAGAACACGGTGGAACAGCTGGCCCTGATTCAGGAAAACCGGGTGCGGTTGCAGGAGTTGCGCGACATTACCCAGGCATTCTTCGACAACGGCATGGCCATGGAGGTGGACGTGAAGCGAGTCAATATCAATCTGGAGAACCTGCAGGTGCAGTATGACAATGCGAAGTCGATGCTGGTGCAGCAATTGAACCTGTTGAAATACGTGATGGACTATCCGGCGGAAGAGGAGATTGCCTTGACGCCGGTGAATCCGGAACAGGTGGAATCGGTCTCCTTGACCGGACTCCGCAGCGACTTGTATGAATTGCAGCTGCTGGAATCTCAAAAGAAACTGGCTGGACAGCAGAAAGATTTGATACGTCAAGGCTATCTTCCTTCGCTGAGCCTGACAGGGAGCTGGATGTATTCGGCATACACCGACAAGGCCCGTCACTGGTTTCATTCCGGCCCTTCCAACCACTGGTATCCGTCCAGCGGGTTGGGGCTGACTCTCCGTGTGCCGATTTTCGACGGGTTGGACAAGCGGGCGCGCATCCGGAAGGCCCAAATTGATGAGGAGAACGCCCGGTTGAACTACGAAAATATGCGGAAGAATATGGAGACGCAGTATCTGAATGCCACGAACGACCTGATGAACAACCAGCGTAATTTCCAGAAGCAGAAAGACAATTACCTGCTGGCCGAAGAGGTCTATCAGGTGACGACCGACCGCTACCGGGAGGGTATCGCTTCCATGACGGAGGTTCTTCAGGATGAAATGCGCATGAGCGAGGCACAGAACAATTACCTCAGTGCACACTACAACTATCAGGTGGCCAACCTGACCTTGCTGAAACTGACAGGCCAACTGGACCGCCTGTTTCAGACAAATACCACTCATTGA
- a CDS encoding TlpA disulfide reductase family protein: MEKYLSFAVWCSCLLAACTSSPQYNLTGTLTGIQSDTLLVRSFAINPLSRPQIVTDTVPLKDGKFALQLGDSVLKQVVIMEKPSLVPDAQGRIPAISMDAISFVLLPGKKVVVNGSLDGYTLGGDAFYDTYSQLQAQKKVYEHKLDSLRDICREMEQKGIAEDSIRRVYAPAEGWERSMIQVSTDYIRRHPNQDLSVFLLAQTPLDLEVVDSLLKMLSENVRTGVMQPLYQTIQSECEKGKARQQALEKVKEGMPAPDFTLKDIQGNDFSLSSAKGKYVILDFWGSWCGWCIKGLPDMKKAYRKYKHKVVFVGIDCNDTEEKWKQAVAAHGIPWVNVRNAGQPDVAVMYGVSGYPTKIVIDRQGNIQKRVVGEDGEFYEYLDEIMR; the protein is encoded by the coding sequence ATGGAAAAATATTTAAGTTTTGCAGTATGGTGCAGTTGTTTATTGGCAGCTTGTACTTCTTCTCCCCAGTATAATTTGACAGGTACATTGACGGGCATACAAAGTGATACGTTGCTGGTGCGTTCGTTTGCAATTAATCCATTGTCCCGCCCCCAGATTGTAACAGATACAGTCCCTCTGAAAGACGGAAAGTTCGCACTTCAGCTGGGAGATTCGGTGCTGAAGCAGGTGGTGATTATGGAAAAACCGTCCTTGGTTCCTGATGCGCAGGGACGTATTCCGGCTATCTCGATGGATGCCATTTCTTTCGTACTTCTTCCAGGCAAGAAGGTAGTGGTAAATGGTTCGTTGGATGGCTATACGCTGGGTGGTGATGCTTTTTATGATACTTATAGTCAGCTCCAAGCACAGAAAAAGGTGTATGAACACAAGCTGGATTCCCTGAGAGACATTTGTCGGGAGATGGAGCAGAAAGGGATTGCAGAAGATTCCATTCGTCGGGTGTATGCGCCAGCCGAAGGCTGGGAACGGTCGATGATTCAAGTCTCCACAGACTATATTCGCCGGCATCCGAATCAAGATTTGTCTGTTTTCCTGTTGGCACAGACGCCTTTGGACCTGGAAGTGGTGGATTCTTTGCTGAAAATGCTTTCAGAGAACGTTCGTACCGGAGTGATGCAGCCTCTGTATCAGACCATCCAGTCGGAATGTGAAAAAGGGAAGGCCCGTCAGCAAGCGTTGGAGAAGGTTAAGGAAGGAATGCCTGCCCCCGATTTCACGTTGAAAGATATTCAAGGAAACGATTTTTCACTTTCCTCTGCGAAAGGAAAATATGTGATATTGGATTTTTGGGGAAGCTGGTGCGGATGGTGTATCAAAGGATTGCCCGATATGAAAAAAGCTTACCGCAAGTACAAACATAAAGTGGTGTTTGTGGGCATAGATTGCAATGATACGGAAGAAAAATGGAAACAGGCGGTGGCTGCACATGGAATACCTTGGGTGAATGTCCGGAATGCCGGACAACCGGATGTGGCGGTGATGTATGGAGTATCAGGTTATCCGACCAAGATTGTAATTGACCGTCAGGGAAATATCCAGAAGAGAGTCGTAGGGGAAGACGGAGAGTTCTACGAGTATCTGGATGAAATAATGAGATAA
- the mutL gene encoding DNA mismatch repair endonuclease MutL: MTSGDVIRLLPDSVANQIAAGEVIQRPASVIKELVENAVDAGAKNIEVLVTDAGKTCIRVIDDGKGMSETDARMAFERHATSKIREAADLFALHTMGFRGEALASIAAVAQVELKTCCNKDGLGTYIQISGSQVEKQEAAACQQGSDFSVKNLFFNVPARRKFLKSNQTELSNIVAEFERIALVNPDVSFVLSHNGTEMLNLPAIPLRQRIMGVFGKKLNQELLSLDINTTMVRIHGYIGRPESARKKGARQFFFVNGRYMRHPYFHKAVASAYDNLIPVGEQVSYFIYFEVAPSDIDVNIHPTKTEIKFENEQAVWQILSAAVKETLGRFNAVPSIDFDTEGMPDIPAFENSPYSVAPPPTSFDPSYNPFNTSAVPPSAYSSASGRGTGISSDFGQEPEWRPSSGERETPVRSSMNRKDTMPDFGRSGNYTPSFGAHKNRVEWEPLFEGLEHNSSGQSDIQSEEESGPLYAEPAGWEEAPQGENVSPMVAEEEKDRLPLENSMRHYQYKGSFILTSVKSGLMIINQQRAHVRILFDRYMAQIENRKNASQRMLFPDMVHFSPSEVPVLEEFMDDLNALGFELSSLGGGTYAINGIPAGIEGLNPEKLVTDMVHTAIEKGCKVKEEVQSMLALSLAKAAAIVPGQILTDEEMNRLVDDLFAVSTPNYTPDGKTVLAVLKEEDLEKMFK; this comes from the coding sequence ATGACCTCGGGAGATGTGATTCGTTTGTTGCCGGATTCGGTGGCTAACCAAATAGCGGCCGGCGAGGTGATACAACGTCCTGCGTCTGTCATAAAGGAACTGGTGGAAAACGCCGTAGATGCCGGCGCAAAGAATATCGAAGTGCTGGTGACCGACGCGGGAAAGACTTGCATTCGGGTGATTGACGATGGAAAAGGCATGTCGGAAACGGATGCCCGAATGGCTTTTGAGCGTCATGCCACTTCTAAAATCCGTGAGGCTGCCGATTTGTTTGCCCTTCATACGATGGGTTTCCGTGGTGAAGCGCTGGCTTCTATTGCAGCCGTGGCGCAGGTGGAATTGAAAACTTGCTGCAACAAAGACGGACTGGGGACTTATATCCAGATTTCCGGTTCCCAAGTAGAGAAACAGGAGGCGGCAGCTTGTCAGCAGGGAAGTGATTTTTCTGTCAAAAACTTATTTTTCAATGTCCCGGCCCGTCGGAAATTCCTCAAATCCAACCAGACGGAGCTGAGTAACATTGTGGCTGAGTTTGAACGGATTGCTTTGGTAAATCCGGACGTCTCGTTTGTCTTGAGTCATAATGGTACGGAAATGTTGAATTTGCCGGCCATTCCTTTGCGCCAACGTATCATGGGGGTGTTTGGGAAAAAACTGAATCAGGAACTTCTTTCTTTGGACATCAATACTACGATGGTGAGAATCCATGGATATATCGGTCGCCCGGAGTCAGCCCGTAAGAAAGGAGCCCGCCAGTTCTTTTTCGTGAACGGACGTTATATGCGTCATCCTTATTTCCATAAGGCTGTAGCCAGTGCGTACGACAATCTGATACCTGTGGGAGAGCAAGTTTCTTATTTCATTTATTTTGAGGTTGCTCCCTCGGATATCGATGTGAATATTCATCCGACCAAGACGGAAATCAAGTTTGAAAATGAGCAGGCCGTATGGCAGATACTTTCTGCAGCCGTGAAGGAAACCTTGGGTCGTTTCAATGCCGTACCCTCCATCGACTTCGATACGGAAGGGATGCCGGATATTCCGGCCTTTGAGAATTCGCCCTACAGTGTGGCACCTCCTCCCACCAGTTTCGACCCTTCTTACAATCCGTTCAATACCTCGGCTGTACCTCCTTCTGCCTATTCATCGGCTTCTGGAAGAGGTACAGGCATTTCTTCGGATTTCGGGCAGGAACCGGAATGGAGACCTTCTTCCGGTGAAAGAGAAACTCCTGTGCGTTCTTCCATGAACCGTAAGGATACGATGCCGGATTTTGGGCGGAGTGGGAATTATACACCTTCTTTCGGTGCCCATAAGAACCGGGTGGAATGGGAACCTCTTTTTGAAGGTCTGGAGCACAATTCATCCGGACAGTCGGACATCCAGTCTGAAGAAGAGTCCGGACCGTTGTATGCAGAACCTGCCGGATGGGAAGAGGCACCTCAAGGGGAAAATGTTTCGCCGATGGTGGCAGAGGAAGAAAAAGACCGGCTTCCTCTGGAAAATTCCATGCGTCATTACCAATATAAGGGAAGCTTCATCCTGACTTCCGTAAAGTCCGGATTGATGATTATCAATCAGCAGCGGGCCCATGTCCGGATTCTTTTCGACCGCTATATGGCGCAGATAGAGAACCGGAAAAATGCGTCTCAGCGGATGCTTTTTCCGGATATGGTACATTTCTCGCCGTCTGAAGTTCCGGTGCTGGAGGAATTTATGGACGACTTGAATGCGTTGGGTTTTGAACTTAGCAGTCTGGGAGGAGGCACTTATGCTATCAACGGGATTCCGGCGGGTATCGAAGGACTGAATCCCGAGAAGCTGGTGACGGATATGGTGCATACGGCTATTGAGAAAGGCTGTAAGGTGAAGGAGGAAGTGCAGAGTATGCTGGCACTTTCTTTGGCAAAAGCCGCCGCTATTGTACCGGGGCAGATTCTGACCGATGAAGAAATGAACCGACTGGTAGATGACTTGTTTGCCGTATCTACTCCGAACTATACGCCCGACGGGAAGACTGTGTTGGCGGTATTGAAAGAAGAAGACTTGGAAAAGATGTTCAAATAA
- a CDS encoding OstA-like protein, which produces MKQETDKKSGRVRMHRLLPVVAFCLTILSLSAQGGLSVPQHPVKQENTQASAKPSQKKEESKRPVPKSKVYLLHSDLLRKDAQHPDAQIVTGNVEFRHDSVYMYCDSACYYDKISSFEAFGNVKMVQGDTLFLYGDRLYYDGLTQIAEMRCNVRMENRTTTLLTDSLNYDRVYNLGYFFDGGTLMDEQNVLTSEWGEYSPQTKQSVFNYNVKLVNPQFTLTSDTLRYNTASKIADIVGPSDIWSDANHIYSEKGIYNTVTGKADLYNRSVLTNQGKQLTGDSLFYDRNTGIGEAFSRMVMTDTINRNMMTGEYGFYNEKTGYAFATDSAVAIDYSQGDSLFLHADTLLMETFHLNTDSMFREMRAFHKVRFYRTDVQGTADSLVFSTVDSCLTMYRDPIIWNKNQQLLGEVIKVYMNDSTIDWSHIIGQALSVERIDSVLYNQVTGKEMKSYFEGGDMRKTEVIGSVRVVYYPMDSDSTLIGMNVSETSKLEIYLQDRKIERMVMSPKSNGVLYPMSQIPAGKDRLENFVWFDYIRPLNKADIFNWRRKRVEDQLKKNVRGPVVLPNAHLFENKKEE; this is translated from the coding sequence ATGAAACAGGAAACAGATAAAAAATCAGGCCGCGTAAGGATGCATCGTCTTCTTCCGGTCGTGGCATTTTGTTTGACCATACTGAGCCTTTCGGCTCAGGGAGGACTTTCTGTTCCTCAGCATCCGGTAAAGCAGGAAAACACGCAGGCTTCGGCGAAACCCTCACAGAAGAAGGAAGAGTCAAAACGTCCGGTGCCCAAGAGCAAGGTTTATTTGTTGCATTCCGATTTGTTGCGGAAGGATGCCCAGCATCCGGATGCCCAGATTGTGACTGGTAATGTAGAGTTTCGCCATGACAGTGTGTACATGTATTGCGACAGCGCATGCTATTATGACAAAATCAGCAGCTTTGAGGCTTTTGGCAATGTGAAGATGGTACAGGGGGATACCTTGTTTCTCTATGGTGACCGTTTGTACTATGACGGACTGACTCAGATAGCGGAGATGCGCTGCAATGTACGTATGGAGAACCGTACGACTACCTTGCTGACGGATAGTTTGAACTATGACCGGGTGTACAACCTGGGGTATTTCTTTGACGGAGGTACGTTGATGGATGAACAGAATGTACTGACCTCGGAGTGGGGAGAATACAGTCCGCAGACTAAGCAATCCGTGTTCAATTACAATGTGAAACTGGTCAATCCGCAATTTACACTGACTTCGGATACCTTGCGTTATAATACGGCTTCGAAGATAGCCGATATTGTGGGACCTTCAGATATCTGGAGCGATGCCAATCATATTTATTCTGAAAAAGGTATTTATAATACGGTAACCGGGAAGGCTGATTTGTACAATCGTTCTGTCCTGACCAACCAAGGCAAGCAATTGACTGGAGATTCGCTTTTTTATGACCGTAATACGGGCATAGGAGAAGCGTTCAGCCGGATGGTGATGACGGATACCATCAACCGGAATATGATGACGGGCGAGTATGGTTTCTACAACGAGAAAACGGGATATGCGTTTGCTACTGACAGTGCCGTTGCTATTGACTATTCACAGGGAGACAGTCTGTTTTTGCATGCTGATACGCTTTTAATGGAAACCTTCCATCTAAATACGGATTCGATGTTCCGCGAAATGCGTGCTTTCCATAAAGTCCGTTTTTATCGTACGGATGTGCAGGGTACGGCCGATTCATTGGTGTTTTCTACGGTAGACAGCTGTCTGACCATGTATCGCGATCCCATTATCTGGAATAAGAACCAGCAGCTTTTGGGTGAGGTGATAAAAGTCTATATGAATGACAGTACCATTGACTGGTCGCACATTATCGGGCAGGCACTTTCGGTCGAGCGAATCGATTCTGTGCTTTACAATCAGGTTACAGGGAAGGAGATGAAATCCTATTTCGAGGGGGGAGACATGCGTAAGACAGAAGTGATAGGTTCCGTACGCGTAGTATATTATCCGATGGATTCTGACAGTACATTGATTGGGATGAATGTGTCGGAAACCAGTAAGCTGGAAATTTATTTGCAGGACCGGAAGATAGAGCGGATGGTCATGAGTCCGAAATCGAATGGCGTGCTATATCCGATGTCGCAGATTCCAGCTGGGAAAGACCGTCTGGAGAATTTTGTCTGGTTCGATTATATCCGTCCCCTGAATAAAGCCGATATTTTCAATTGGCGCAGGAAACGGGTGGAAGACCAGTTGAAGAAGAATGTACGCGGTCCGGTAGTGTTGCCGAATGCGCATCTGTTTGAGAACAAGAAGGAGGAATAA